One Antennarius striatus isolate MH-2024 chromosome 17, ASM4005453v1, whole genome shotgun sequence genomic window carries:
- the asxl2 gene encoding putative Polycomb group protein ASXL2 isoform X1 — protein MRERQKRKKGRTWAEAAKTVLEKYPNTPMSHKEILQVIQRERLKEISGTSPLACLNAMLHTNSRGDEGIFYKVPGRMGVYTLKKDISDVAKELSDDDSEESSDEGSDSQSTENSGAITPEGRRGRWMRRVPSKLPSQPPSPQPRCSSPSVTPGKLISPSQKHSKKALKQALKQQQQRNQRRQGGMPTTSSPRLLLKTIKDMTDITTKTDLCLPVVPRKVSQRSGRLSAGHLKRTKCTIDVETPDSILVNTNLRAIINKHTFSVLPPDCQQRLLRLLPEVDQQACMDGLLKVTSSALNNEFFTSAAQSWKERLAEGEFTPELQLRMRQEIEKEKKVELWKEAFFENYYGENSGLSLEESKELTKAHLNQECVRPQTPNHPPGPVAQTLEDPKAPKDGSCTDASGVKQTQGSSKAPAAQKEPAVAAEPMKTRRSHHAEDRKMNIPAPSVPIPAAVAPGVNRETEQTVVGTPPEQEHKEEGKEEKPDVKEPEERKGSVPPTVGSELKENPPTIAVEPAQKEEVTSELSEPSEPAKRKAETEGGVTPEKRPRMSSVSSVSSASSVSPTSSTSSPTTPTPTVKHKVPPLKIPVSRILPVPLSPSQVSPKTPLQAPLTSPGRTGARTLADIKAKAQLARAQRVAAAAKGHVPGPGPGGGGQQTPPLSSPLKTSTVLSALNGSQTGTNQPAQLKTQTISSIIEEKHQSQSPGVFNAGLQRSSDPSAQSTPSVPALKGLENPPSVGSTPWNVSCIPANNPLVTQLLQGKEVPLEQILPKPISKSELKVSNLSLAVKGKASHSMEHRADRPMSQQYSAAGVYPEHTRHHREPPDKETQEQILQALMQRSLRQSQPYLGMGPQQPQIKVHQLVPTQDQSRIGFLGRRRIPRPAMTGHYLLNVSTYGRGPESRRLHQSAIISSLKRESTDGEEDEPARKDLSPVFRVKTEHQGLSISKPDELRNLQVYPNVKTEPESDERSAVGAGNYGMISKDTSPFFQPHQRLLKLDGNQGNSEPYHTDVDAGHQRSAFDNQRTLGNQDPVVASSRYGGTISMSLNSGATGNSSASDSGSINGSVMSFSVTVTAIPTARPLDDGEPSPDQTYMEASSMDDVQSKCYCRLRAMIMCKGCGAFCHDDCIGPSKLCVSCLVVR, from the exons ATGAGggagagacagaagaggaagaaggggaggaCGTGGGCCGAAGCCGCCAAGACG GTTCTGGAGAAATACCCCAACACACCCATGAGCCATAAGGAGATCCTGCAGGTGATCCAGAGGGAACGACTGAAAGAGATCAG TGGAACCTCGCCGCTGGCGTGTCTCAATGCGATGCTGCACACAAACTCTCGTGGAGACGAGGGGATCTTCTACAAAGTTCCAGGCAGGATGGGGGTCTACACGCTAAAG AAGGACATCTCAGATGTGGCGAAGGAGCTTTCTGACGATGACTCCGAGGAGAGCAGCGACGAAGGTTCAGACTCCCAAAGCACAGAAAACAGCGGCGCCATCACTCCAGAGGGGCGGAGAGGAAGGTGGATGCGAAGAG TTCCCTCCAAGCTGCCGTCTCAGCCGCCGTCACCTCAGCCTCGATGCTCCTCGCCGTCCGTCACCCCCGGGAAACTCATCTCTCCCTCCCAGAAACACAGCAAGAAGGCGCTGAAACAG GCcttgaagcagcagcagcagagaaaccAGCGCAGACAGGGGGGCATGCCGACCACCTCCAGCCCCAGACTGCTGCTGAAGACCATCAAAGACATGACGGACATCACTACCAAGACAG ATTTGTGCCTCCCGGTCGTCCCGAGGAAGGTTTCCCAGAGGTCAGGCCGTCTCAGCGCAG GACACCTGAAACGCACCAAGTGTACCATCGACGTGGAAACGCCAGACTCCATTTTGGTGAACACCAACCTGCGGGCGATCATCAACAAACACACCTTCTCCGTCCTGCCGCCGGACTGCCAGCAGAGGCTGCTCAGACTCCTGCCTGAGGTCGACCAGCAG GCCTGTATGGACGGCCTCCTGAAGGTCACCAGCTCCGCCTTAAACAACGAGTTCTTCACATCAGCGGCTCAGTCCTGGAAGGAGAGGCTGGCTgagg GGGAATTCACTCCTGAGCTGCAGCTGCGGATGCGACAGGAaatagagaaggagaagaaggtggAGCTCTGGAAGGAGGCCTTCTTTGAGAACTATTACGGGGAAAA TTCTGGCCTCAGCTTGGAGGAATCCAAAGAGCTGACGAAGGCTCATCTGAATCAGGAATGTGTCCGACCGCAGACCCCAAATCATCCGCCAGGACCCGTCGCCCAAACGCTGGAGGATCCCAAGGCCCCCAAGGACGGCAGTTGTACTGATGCTTCTGGCGTGAAACAAACTCAGGGGTCTTCGAAGGCCCCAGCTGCTCAGAAGGAACCGGCCGTCGCTGCGGAGCCCATGAAGACGCGCCGCTCGCACCACGCCGAGGACCGCAAGATGAACATACCAGCACCATCTGTGCCAATACCTGCAGCGGTAGCACCAGGGGTCAACAGAGAGACGGAGCAGACCGTCGTGGGCACGCCACCTGAACAGGAACACAAAGAGGAAGGGAAGGAGGAGAAACCGGATGTCAAGGAACCtgaggagaggaaggggagCGTTCCACCAACAGTCGGTTCGGAGTTGAAGGAGAATCCGCCAACGATTGCGGTCGAGCCGGCCCAGAAGGAAGAGGTGACGTCTGAGCTAAGCGAGCCGTCGGAACCGGCGAAGAGGAAAGCGGAGACGGAGGGCGGAGTCACGCCAGAGAAAAGGCCTCGCATGTCCTCGGTGTCCTCGGTGTCGTCAGCCTCCTCCGTGTCTCCGacgtcctccacatccagcCCCACGACCCCAACGCCGACTGTAAAGCACAAAGTTCCACCGCTGAAG ATCCCCGTGTCCAGAATTCTTCCGGTTCCTCTCTCACCAAGCCAAGTGTCTCCAAAGACGCCCCTCCAGGCGCCGCTGACCAGTCCGGGTCGGACCGGCGCTCGCACGCTGGCTGACATCAAAGCCAAAGCTCAGCTCGCCCGAGCACAGCGAGTAGCGGCCGCCGCTAAGGGACACGTTCCGGGGCCGGGACCGGGGGGAGGCGGGCAACAGACGCCCCCGTTATCCAGCCCGCTGAAGACATCGACTGTATTATCAGCTCTTAATGGCAGTCAGACCGGTACGAACCAACCTGCTCAGCTAAAAACTCAAACGATTTCTTCAATCATTGAGGAAAAACATCAAAGTCAGTCTCCTGGAGTGTTCAACGCAGGACTCCAGAGGAGTTCTGACCCATCAGCTCAGTCCACTCCGTCGGTTCCGGCCCTGAAGGGACTAGAAAACCCTCCATCTGTTGGATCCACACCTTGGAACGTCTCCTGCATCCCCGCTAACAACCCGCTGGTCACTCAGCTCCTGCAGGGCAAAGAGGTTCCGCTGGAGCAGATTCTCCCCAAACCGATATCCAAGTCGGAGCTGAAGGTGTCGAACCTGAGCCTCGCCGTTAAAGGGAAAGCGTCGCACTCCATGGAGCACAGGGCCGACAGACCCATGTCCCAGCAGTACAGTGCGGCAGGGGTTTACCCAGAACACACCAGGCACCACAGGGAACCTCCCGACAAGGAGACCCAGGAGCAGATCCTCCAGGCTCTGATGCAGAGGAGCCTCCGGCAGAGCCAGCCCTACCTCGGGATGGGGCCCCAGCAGCCTCAGATTAAAGTCCACCAGCTGGTGCCCACACAGGACCAGTCCAGGATAGGTTTTCTGGGTCGTAGGCGGATCCCAAGGCCTGCCATGACGGGACATTACCTGCTGAACGTGTCCACGTACGGACGAGGGCCGGAGAGCAGGAGGCTGCACCAGTCGGCCATCATCAGCAGTTTGAAAAGGGAAAGTACGGACGGAGAGGAGGACGAACCGGCCAGGAAGGATCTATCTCCGGTTTTTAGGGTAAAAACGGAGCATCAAGGATTGTCGATAAGCAAACCCGACGAATTGAGGAACCTTCAGGTTTACCCAAACGTGAAAACTGAACCCGAATCGGACGAACGCTCAGCAGTTGGTGCCGGAAACTACGGCATGATATCCAAAGACACCAGTCCTTTTTTTCAACCGCACCAAAGGCTTCTCAAACTCGATGGTAATCAAGGAAATTCGGAGCCATATCACACCGACGTGGACGCCGGTCACCAGCGGTCTGCCTTCGACAACCAGAGAACGCTCGGCAATCAGGACCCCGTCGTAGCGTCGTCGCGCTACGGCGGCACCATCAGCATGTCTCTGAACAGCGGAGCCACCGGGAACTCATCGGCGTCGGACAGCGGCAGCATCAACGGGAGCGTCATGTCGTTCTCAGTGACCGTCACTGCCATTCCCACCGCTCGGCCTTTGGACGACGGCGAGCCATCGCCCGATCAGACGTACATGGAGGCCTCCAGCATGGATGACGTCCAGTCGAAATGTTACTGCCGCCTCAGGGCCATGATCATGTGCAAAGGATGCGGCGCCTTCTGCCACGACGACTGCATTGGCCCCTCCAAACTTTGCGTGTCATGTTTAGTCGTGCGATGA
- the asxl2 gene encoding putative Polycomb group protein ASXL2 isoform X2: MRGASVPSKLPSQPPSPQPRCSSPSVTPGKLISPSQKHSKKALKQALKQQQQRNQRRQGGMPTTSSPRLLLKTIKDMTDITTKTDLCLPVVPRKVSQRSGRLSAGHLKRTKCTIDVETPDSILVNTNLRAIINKHTFSVLPPDCQQRLLRLLPEVDQQACMDGLLKVTSSALNNEFFTSAAQSWKERLAEGEFTPELQLRMRQEIEKEKKVELWKEAFFENYYGENSGLSLEESKELTKAHLNQECVRPQTPNHPPGPVAQTLEDPKAPKDGSCTDASGVKQTQGSSKAPAAQKEPAVAAEPMKTRRSHHAEDRKMNIPAPSVPIPAAVAPGVNRETEQTVVGTPPEQEHKEEGKEEKPDVKEPEERKGSVPPTVGSELKENPPTIAVEPAQKEEVTSELSEPSEPAKRKAETEGGVTPEKRPRMSSVSSVSSASSVSPTSSTSSPTTPTPTVKHKVPPLKIPVSRILPVPLSPSQVSPKTPLQAPLTSPGRTGARTLADIKAKAQLARAQRVAAAAKGHVPGPGPGGGGQQTPPLSSPLKTSTVLSALNGSQTGTNQPAQLKTQTISSIIEEKHQSQSPGVFNAGLQRSSDPSAQSTPSVPALKGLENPPSVGSTPWNVSCIPANNPLVTQLLQGKEVPLEQILPKPISKSELKVSNLSLAVKGKASHSMEHRADRPMSQQYSAAGVYPEHTRHHREPPDKETQEQILQALMQRSLRQSQPYLGMGPQQPQIKVHQLVPTQDQSRIGFLGRRRIPRPAMTGHYLLNVSTYGRGPESRRLHQSAIISSLKRESTDGEEDEPARKDLSPVFRVKTEHQGLSISKPDELRNLQVYPNVKTEPESDERSAVGAGNYGMISKDTSPFFQPHQRLLKLDGNQGNSEPYHTDVDAGHQRSAFDNQRTLGNQDPVVASSRYGGTISMSLNSGATGNSSASDSGSINGSVMSFSVTVTAIPTARPLDDGEPSPDQTYMEASSMDDVQSKCYCRLRAMIMCKGCGAFCHDDCIGPSKLCVSCLVVR; the protein is encoded by the exons ATGAGGGGAGCATCAG TTCCCTCCAAGCTGCCGTCTCAGCCGCCGTCACCTCAGCCTCGATGCTCCTCGCCGTCCGTCACCCCCGGGAAACTCATCTCTCCCTCCCAGAAACACAGCAAGAAGGCGCTGAAACAG GCcttgaagcagcagcagcagagaaaccAGCGCAGACAGGGGGGCATGCCGACCACCTCCAGCCCCAGACTGCTGCTGAAGACCATCAAAGACATGACGGACATCACTACCAAGACAG ATTTGTGCCTCCCGGTCGTCCCGAGGAAGGTTTCCCAGAGGTCAGGCCGTCTCAGCGCAG GACACCTGAAACGCACCAAGTGTACCATCGACGTGGAAACGCCAGACTCCATTTTGGTGAACACCAACCTGCGGGCGATCATCAACAAACACACCTTCTCCGTCCTGCCGCCGGACTGCCAGCAGAGGCTGCTCAGACTCCTGCCTGAGGTCGACCAGCAG GCCTGTATGGACGGCCTCCTGAAGGTCACCAGCTCCGCCTTAAACAACGAGTTCTTCACATCAGCGGCTCAGTCCTGGAAGGAGAGGCTGGCTgagg GGGAATTCACTCCTGAGCTGCAGCTGCGGATGCGACAGGAaatagagaaggagaagaaggtggAGCTCTGGAAGGAGGCCTTCTTTGAGAACTATTACGGGGAAAA TTCTGGCCTCAGCTTGGAGGAATCCAAAGAGCTGACGAAGGCTCATCTGAATCAGGAATGTGTCCGACCGCAGACCCCAAATCATCCGCCAGGACCCGTCGCCCAAACGCTGGAGGATCCCAAGGCCCCCAAGGACGGCAGTTGTACTGATGCTTCTGGCGTGAAACAAACTCAGGGGTCTTCGAAGGCCCCAGCTGCTCAGAAGGAACCGGCCGTCGCTGCGGAGCCCATGAAGACGCGCCGCTCGCACCACGCCGAGGACCGCAAGATGAACATACCAGCACCATCTGTGCCAATACCTGCAGCGGTAGCACCAGGGGTCAACAGAGAGACGGAGCAGACCGTCGTGGGCACGCCACCTGAACAGGAACACAAAGAGGAAGGGAAGGAGGAGAAACCGGATGTCAAGGAACCtgaggagaggaaggggagCGTTCCACCAACAGTCGGTTCGGAGTTGAAGGAGAATCCGCCAACGATTGCGGTCGAGCCGGCCCAGAAGGAAGAGGTGACGTCTGAGCTAAGCGAGCCGTCGGAACCGGCGAAGAGGAAAGCGGAGACGGAGGGCGGAGTCACGCCAGAGAAAAGGCCTCGCATGTCCTCGGTGTCCTCGGTGTCGTCAGCCTCCTCCGTGTCTCCGacgtcctccacatccagcCCCACGACCCCAACGCCGACTGTAAAGCACAAAGTTCCACCGCTGAAG ATCCCCGTGTCCAGAATTCTTCCGGTTCCTCTCTCACCAAGCCAAGTGTCTCCAAAGACGCCCCTCCAGGCGCCGCTGACCAGTCCGGGTCGGACCGGCGCTCGCACGCTGGCTGACATCAAAGCCAAAGCTCAGCTCGCCCGAGCACAGCGAGTAGCGGCCGCCGCTAAGGGACACGTTCCGGGGCCGGGACCGGGGGGAGGCGGGCAACAGACGCCCCCGTTATCCAGCCCGCTGAAGACATCGACTGTATTATCAGCTCTTAATGGCAGTCAGACCGGTACGAACCAACCTGCTCAGCTAAAAACTCAAACGATTTCTTCAATCATTGAGGAAAAACATCAAAGTCAGTCTCCTGGAGTGTTCAACGCAGGACTCCAGAGGAGTTCTGACCCATCAGCTCAGTCCACTCCGTCGGTTCCGGCCCTGAAGGGACTAGAAAACCCTCCATCTGTTGGATCCACACCTTGGAACGTCTCCTGCATCCCCGCTAACAACCCGCTGGTCACTCAGCTCCTGCAGGGCAAAGAGGTTCCGCTGGAGCAGATTCTCCCCAAACCGATATCCAAGTCGGAGCTGAAGGTGTCGAACCTGAGCCTCGCCGTTAAAGGGAAAGCGTCGCACTCCATGGAGCACAGGGCCGACAGACCCATGTCCCAGCAGTACAGTGCGGCAGGGGTTTACCCAGAACACACCAGGCACCACAGGGAACCTCCCGACAAGGAGACCCAGGAGCAGATCCTCCAGGCTCTGATGCAGAGGAGCCTCCGGCAGAGCCAGCCCTACCTCGGGATGGGGCCCCAGCAGCCTCAGATTAAAGTCCACCAGCTGGTGCCCACACAGGACCAGTCCAGGATAGGTTTTCTGGGTCGTAGGCGGATCCCAAGGCCTGCCATGACGGGACATTACCTGCTGAACGTGTCCACGTACGGACGAGGGCCGGAGAGCAGGAGGCTGCACCAGTCGGCCATCATCAGCAGTTTGAAAAGGGAAAGTACGGACGGAGAGGAGGACGAACCGGCCAGGAAGGATCTATCTCCGGTTTTTAGGGTAAAAACGGAGCATCAAGGATTGTCGATAAGCAAACCCGACGAATTGAGGAACCTTCAGGTTTACCCAAACGTGAAAACTGAACCCGAATCGGACGAACGCTCAGCAGTTGGTGCCGGAAACTACGGCATGATATCCAAAGACACCAGTCCTTTTTTTCAACCGCACCAAAGGCTTCTCAAACTCGATGGTAATCAAGGAAATTCGGAGCCATATCACACCGACGTGGACGCCGGTCACCAGCGGTCTGCCTTCGACAACCAGAGAACGCTCGGCAATCAGGACCCCGTCGTAGCGTCGTCGCGCTACGGCGGCACCATCAGCATGTCTCTGAACAGCGGAGCCACCGGGAACTCATCGGCGTCGGACAGCGGCAGCATCAACGGGAGCGTCATGTCGTTCTCAGTGACCGTCACTGCCATTCCCACCGCTCGGCCTTTGGACGACGGCGAGCCATCGCCCGATCAGACGTACATGGAGGCCTCCAGCATGGATGACGTCCAGTCGAAATGTTACTGCCGCCTCAGGGCCATGATCATGTGCAAAGGATGCGGCGCCTTCTGCCACGACGACTGCATTGGCCCCTCCAAACTTTGCGTGTCATGTTTAGTCGTGCGATGA